The genomic window GTCTGTAATTTTGAAGCCGATACTTTTTGAGAAAGGAGATAACGCTGAGCTTTCATCAAACACAAATGCATTGTCCTTATCGTCGTATCCTGTCTGTTGTGGATCTTTAATGAACCAGAAAATAGGCGGCGTTTCTTGTGATTTCAGTTCTACACCTACCATACTCAGGTATTGTGCGTAAGGCGTCGGCTGATCTCCTGCAATATATTTGTTGTAGAAATCTTTTACCTGCGGATAGCCTGTAACTGCCACTAATTCATCAACTAGCTTATCATCTTTGAAAGGTTTGTTTTCACCAAATCTCTGAGATAATTTTCTGATCATATCGCGGTAGCCCATTTCCCCGTTGGAAAGTTTTCTTAATTCAATATCAAGACACATCGCCAGAAGAGCTCCTTTTTCGTAAACGTTTCTGTACTGATCTTTGTATTCATCTTTAAGAACGTTTTTACTCATCACCGTAAAAGGCATCGTGTCGTTGTAGTTCTTAGAGTTGGTGATTTTTTCGTTCATTCTTTGAAGGAATTCATCTTTGGTGATCAAACCTTCCTGAATCTGGAACAAATTGGCAAAATATTCCGTTCCGCCTTCATACATCCAAAGATGCTGAGACATTTTAGGATCTGCATAATCGAAGTAATGGATCTCTTCCGAATGTGTTTTCAAAGGATTCACCGTATGGAAAAACTCGTGAGAAACAACATCTGTGATGGTTTTGTCAATCGCTTCTTTTGGCATCATTTCAGGCAAAACAACACTTGTCGATTCGTGGTGTTCCAATGCTCCGAAACCTTTTATCTGCGGGCCTTCACCTCCTGAAAGGTAAAGCATGATCGCATATTTTTTATTGGTATTCATATCCCCCAAAAATTTCTTCTGAGCGATTACCATTTTTTCTAAATTTTCTTTAAAATCTGCCGCTTTATATTTCCCTGTCGGAGAATAAACGCCCAATACAAGATCCATTCCTCCTGCATTGAAAGTGATATAATCCGGCTTGGTGTACATGAGCGGAGAATCGGTAACTTTTGCATAGTTGGCTAAAGTATAAGTATCCGTAGATTCAGATTTGTCCTGATCTACCAAAGCTGTTGTTCCGTAGAAATCATTCGGTTTCTGAATCACGAGCTGATAAGGAACATCCTGCATATTGTCGATATACCCAATGAAACCGTGGGTGTTGATTAAATAGATTTTCCCGGCTTCAATATCTGTTCCTGAAGGTGAAAATACCGCTTTATGTTTTGAATTATCCAACTCATCATCGAAACTGTCGTTTACCAGATAAGTAACTTTGCTTAGATTCTGAGCGTTTTTTAATGAATATGTATTGTCATTTACTTTAGTGAAAGCGATTTCTTTTCCTTTGTTATCCAAAAATTTGATTCCTTCTACGAATCTTCCGTAGTCATCTACAGAATAGGTTCCGGGAACGGTTTTTGGAAAATGAAATTTTACATCACCGGATTTCATTTTTGGAAATTCCATCGTCACGGCAACTTTATCGTCTTTTACATTCACCAGATCGATTGTCGTTTTAATTGACTGGGCATTCACCATAAAGGCAGTCAATACACCCAAGCTTAGTGCTATTTTTTTCATTGAGTTCAAATTATAACTAAGTAGTTGACGAAAAATTAATTTTGTTACAAAGGAAATATTAAACTTATCTTAAATCTGATCAAAATATCATACGAAAAGCTTTAAATATTTATAAATTATAAAAGAAAAAGGGCAATATTAATGTCTCAATATTGCCCTTCTTAATTTACTGTACTTTTTTATAATGAATAAAATAGTTCTTGTTAAACTGTACCGGAGTTCCTTTTTTCAGTTTTACGGTCTGCCATTGTTCGGTTGGGGTAATGGTTTGTTCGCCGTCAATTCTCACAGGAAGCTTAAGGTTTTTTACAATATCGGTATATCGGAATTTCAGCTCTTCTCCTTTTTGAGAATACTCCAAAGTAGGAACTTTTGTTGATCTTAAATATTGATTGAAAACGCTCGAAAAATCAATTCCCGATTTCTTTGAAATATAATCTTCAACCTGCTGTGTCGTTACGGTCTGATGATAAAAATCTTTATTTAAACCTCTTAAAATTTGT from Chryseobacterium wanjuense includes these protein-coding regions:
- a CDS encoding M61 family metallopeptidase; the protein is MKKIALSLGVLTAFMVNAQSIKTTIDLVNVKDDKVAVTMEFPKMKSGDVKFHFPKTVPGTYSVDDYGRFVEGIKFLDNKGKEIAFTKVNDNTYSLKNAQNLSKVTYLVNDSFDDELDNSKHKAVFSPSGTDIEAGKIYLINTHGFIGYIDNMQDVPYQLVIQKPNDFYGTTALVDQDKSESTDTYTLANYAKVTDSPLMYTKPDYITFNAGGMDLVLGVYSPTGKYKAADFKENLEKMVIAQKKFLGDMNTNKKYAIMLYLSGGEGPQIKGFGALEHHESTSVVLPEMMPKEAIDKTITDVVSHEFFHTVNPLKTHSEEIHYFDYADPKMSQHLWMYEGGTEYFANLFQIQEGLITKDEFLQRMNEKITNSKNYNDTMPFTVMSKNVLKDEYKDQYRNVYEKGALLAMCLDIELRKLSNGEMGYRDMIRKLSQRFGENKPFKDDKLVDELVAVTGYPQVKDFYNKYIAGDQPTPYAQYLSMVGVELKSQETPPIFWFIKDPQQTGYDDKDNAFVFDESSALSPFSKSIGFKITDKIVALDGKTINIQNIQEFIGYAKTIKEGQNVTVTVLRKNGDKTDRIDLKGKAVLDKMTVETLQFKPNPTPAEQKLQDQWLTGKK